The nucleotide sequence CCGGTCAGCCGCGTCACCAACCTCTCAGGTCAATACACCTAGCCATCCGGTTTTAGTCCGGCGGGTTCAGCCCGGCCGGTTCTAGTCCAGCAGGTTCTCGAACCCCGGTGCAGTGCGGTTGGCGGCAAATTCCATGACGTCGAAGTCGGCAACGCCATGCACGTTGAAGGGATCCTTGGCCAACGACTCATCGAGTGTGTTCCGGTCAGCCTTGGAAAGCAGCACGCCGCCCGTCCGCGGAACCTTGCGGCCGGCGGCGATGAAGACGCCTTCGTCGAATGCATCCTTCAGCCAGTCCACGTGGGCATCGAGGTGCTGGTCCACAATCTCTTGGGCAACTTTGTAAGTCAGGGAAACTACGTACATGACCGCCAGCCTACCGCCACAGCCCTGGCCGCCCGGCTGACCGCCGCCGGACCGTGCCTTGAACCGTCAAGCGTCAGTTCTCCTAGGATGGAGTAATGACCGAACCGCGCTGGCTCAACGCCAATGAACGCCGGGCATGGCTTGCCCTTCTCAGCATCAACACCATGCTGCCCGCGTCGCTCGATACCCAGCTGCATGCCGCCGGAAAGGTGTCGCTGTTCGACTACAACGTGCTGGCGATGCTCTCCGAAGCCGAAGGACGGTTCCTGCCGATGAGCGAGCTGGCCGCACGGACCAGCGCCTCCCTCTCCCGGCTGTCGCACGTGGTCACTAAACTCCAGAACCGCGGCTGGGTGGAACGCCGGCCGCATCCCGGCGACGCCCGCGTCACCACCGCACACCTCACCGAACAGGGCATGGCCACGATCGTGGAACTGGCACCGGGCCACGTCGAATCCGTCCGCTCGCTGTTCCTCGACGCCCTGAGTGAGCGTGATGTTGCTGACCTCGCCCGGATCGGCGAAAAGATCGTGGCCCGCTTGGACAGCAACCACTGGATTCTCCGCGAGCGGCAGCAGTAGCGCCAAGAGCAGTAGCCTCCGGGAACCGCAGCCGGCGGCCGCCGCCGGTACCAGCCCGTCTTGGTTGCTCCCGGCAACGGGTGGCAGACTTGCTTCCATGGATTTCACGGCCCGGTACGTTGCCCTCGGAGATTCCTTCACGGAGGGCGTGGGCGACGACGACCCGACGCGGCCCAACGGTGTCCGCGGCTGGGCTGACCGCGTGGCGGAGCAGCTGGCTGCGGCCGACCCGGGCTTCGGCTACGCCAACCTGGCGATCCGTGGCCGCAAGCTGCGCCAGATCCTGGCCGAGCAGGTGGACGCCGCCATCGCTCTTAACCCAACGCTGGTGTCCCTCTATGCCGGCGCCAACGACATCCTCCGGCCCAAGATCGACATCGACGACCTGCTCGTGGACTACGAGAAGGCCGTTGAAAAGCTCACGGCGACCGGCGCCACGGTGGTGCTGTTCACCGGTTTCGACGCGCGGGGCTCCAAGGTCTTTGGCACGATGCGGGGCCGGACAGCCATCTACAACGAGCTGGTACGCGGGATCGCCGGTGACCACGGCGCCCTGCTGGTGGACTACTGGCGCTTCAACGAATACTACGACTGGGGCATGTGGGCCCGGGACCGGATGCACATGTCAGCAGCCGGCCACGCAAACATGGCCAAGCGCGTCCTGACGGTCCTCGAACACGAGCACTCCATCGAGGTTCCGCCCATGACTCCCGTCCCCGAACTCAGCAAGGCGGAGGCACTGCGGGCCAACGCCCGTTGGGTCCGGGAATTCGCCGGGCCATGGGTAGTCCGCCGGGTCACGGGCAAGTCCTCCGGTGACAACCTGAAGCCCAGGTACGCCCAGCTCACCCGGCTCTAGCGGGCGATACCGGACGTGGCTGCGGCGCGTTGGCCCGCCGTCGGACGTCTTTTACCCTGCGGGAACCTGCGGTGGCAAAGCCGCCGAAAACCCACCGTCTTCGGAACTTCAGCAGGCGACGGCGCCGGGGGGCTTTATACACCCTTTCCCGACGGATTGGTCTTTAATTCGCGTGTCTCGTAGACTTGGTTGGCGCCAGGTGGCGCGGAGCGTGTGCAATTGCTCCGGTTTGCGGCGGCTGTAGTCAGTATTCACAGTCCCTTCAGGCCGGTAGTTAGGGGCTCAAGTTGCGTGCATTCCTGTATTCGCCCAGTATCCCGGGACTTCGCAGTGGCCTCCATTGCCAAGTGTCCGTGGCTCATCGCATTCCGCCGCAGTGACCCGGTTCGCCGGTGTTTGCGACCTGCGGAATGTGTGAAGCTGGATGCGGACGTCGCCTGCCGCACGGTGAAGCAGAACTCTGCCCGCCGTTTCATTCATTTTTTCAGAGGAGAGTCGTCATGGCAGCACACTGCCAGGTGACCGGAGCCGAGCCGGGCTTTGGACACAGCATTTCGCACTCGCACCGCCGCAACAAGCGCCGGTTCGACCCGAACATTCAGAAGAAGCGCTACTGGGTTCCGTCCCTGCGCCGTAATGTCACTCTGCAGGTCTCTGCAAAGGGCATCAAGACCATCGACGTACGCGGCATCGACGTTGTCGTCGCCGACATCCTGGCACGAGGAGTGAAGCTCTAGTGGCAAAGGACAAGGACGTACGTCCGATCATCAAGCTCAAGTCGACCGCGGGCACGGGTTACACCTACGTAACCCGCAAGAACCGTCGTAACGATCCGGACCGCCTGGTCCTGAAGAAGTACGACCCCAAGATCCGCCAGCACGTCGAATTCCGAGAGGAGCGCTAAACACATGGCTAAGAAGTCCAAGATTGCTCGCAACGAGCAGCGCAAGGTCATCGTTGAGCGTTACGCTGCAAAGCGCCTCGAGCTGAAGAAGACCCTGGTTGACCCGAACGCGACTGACGAAGCACGCGAAGCTGCACGCCTCGGCCTGCAGAAGCTGCCCCGCAACGCCTCCCCGATCCGTCTGCGCAACCGCGACATCATCGACGGCCGTCCGCGCGGTACCTTCCAGAAGTTCGGTATTTCCCGTGTTCGCTTCCGCGACATGGCCCACAAGGGCGAGCTTCCGGGCATCACCAAGTCTTCCTGGTAATCCAGCATCGCTGATTCCAGCAGCTTGAGGAGGGCCGGCAACCATTTGGTTGTCGGCCCTCCTTTGCGTTTAACGGCTCTTCGTGCCGGGGGTAAGCAGGCGTGACGCACCACACAGAACTGAATTACGACGGCGGCGGGCGCCTTTTTTGCGTATCTCACCTTCTGGCCTGCGGAATCTAGCGGTTTTGGCCGCCCGGGAGCCACGTTTTTGGTTGGGTTGCGGTGGGGGTGGGGTGGGTGTATTGTTTTCTGAGTCGCCGCGAGGGAGACAGCGAAGAGCTGGTAACCGTGGGCGGCCAAATCCCCGAAATCAAGACCGGAATCCAGTGACTCTTTGGGTTGCTTGGGTGTGGTGGGGCTGGTTTTCCTGCTGATGAGAATCCTGAGACACGGATTTGCGTCGGGGAGTGAAACCGGGTAAGTTTGAAAAGTTGCTCCGGAGCGATCCTGAACGTTGGTTTGGGTGGTGCCGGGTGTGTCTGTTGTTTGAGAACTCAATAGTGTGCCAAGTTTATTGATACCGATTTTTTATTGATTGGTTGAATTGCCGGGCCGCCCACCCCCGTGGTGTGGTCTGGTGTTTTGGCTGGTTTCAAATTTTGTGCAGCCGGGTGTGGTGTTATTTCCATTGTGCCTGGTTGTGTCTGTTTTACTTCAACGGAGAGTTTGATCCTGGCTCAGGATGAACGCTGGCGGCGTGCTTAACACATGCAAGTCGAACGATGATCCGGTGCTTGCACCGGGGATTAGTGGCGAACGGGTGAGTAACACGTGAGTAACCTGCCCTTGACTCTGGGATAAGCCTGGGAAACTGGGTCTAATACCGGATATGACTCCTCATCGCATGGTGGGGGGTGGAAAGCTTTTGCGGTTTTGGATGGACTCGCGGCCTATCAGCTTGTTGGTGAGGTAATGGCTTACCAAGGCGACGACGGGTAGCCGGCCTGAGAGGGTGACCGGCCACACTGGGACTGAGACACGGCCCAGACTCCTACGGGAGGCAGCAGTGGGGAATATTGCACAATGGGCGCAAGCCTGATGCAGCGACGCCGCGTGAGGGATGACGGCCTTCGGGTTGTAAACCTCTTTCAGTAGGGAAGAAGCGAAAGTGACGGTACCTGCAGAAGAAGCGCCGGCTAACTACGTGCCAGCAGCCGCGGTAATACGTAGGGCGCAAGCGTTATCCGGAATTATTGGGCGTAAAGAGCTCGTAGGCGGTTTGTCGCGTCTGCCGTGAAAGTCCGGGGCTCAACTCCGGATCTGCGGTGGGTACGGGCAGACTAGAGTGATGTAGGGGAGACTGGAATTCCTGGTGTAGCGGTGAAATGCGCAGATATCAGGAGGAACACCGATGGCGAAGGCAGGTCTCTGGGCATTAACTGACGCTGAGGAGCGAAAGCATGGGGAGCGAACAGGATTAGATACCCTGGTAGTCCATGCCGTAAACGTTGGGCACTAGGTGTGGGGGACATTCCACGTTTTCCGCGCCGTAGCTAACGCATTAAGTGCCCCGCCTGGGGAGTACGGCCGCAAGGCTAAAACTCAAAGGAATTGACGGGGGCCCGCACAAGCGGCGGAGCATGCGGATTAATTCGATGCAACGCGAAGAACCTTACCAAGGCTTGACATGGACCGGATCGCCGCAGAAATGTGGTTTCTCCTTTTGGGGCCGGTTCACAGGTGGTGCATGGTTGTCGTCAGCTCGTGTCGTGAGATGTTGGGTTAAGTCCCGCAACGAGCGCAACCCTCGTTCCATGTTGCCAGCACGTGATGGTGGGGACTCATGGGAGACTGCCGGGGTCAACTCGGAGGAAGGTGGGGACGACGTCAAATCATCATGCCCCTTATGTCTTGGGCTTCACGCATGCTACAATGGCCGGTACAAAGGGTTGCGATACTGTGAGGTGGAGCTAATCCCAAAAAGCCGGTCTCAGTTCGGATTGGGGTCTGCAACTCGACCCCATGAAGTCGGAGTCGCTAGTAATCGCAGATCAGCAACGCTGCGGTGAATACGTTCCCGGGCCTTGTACACACCGCCCGTCAAGTCACGAAAGTTGGTAACACCCGAAGCCGGTGGCCTAACCCCTTGTGGGAGGGAGCCGTCGAAGGTGGGACTGGCGATTGGGACTAAGTCGTAACAAGGTAGCCGTACCGGAAGGTGCGGCTGGATCACCTCCTTTCTAAGGAGCACCTACAGCATGGTGGCCGGGTGTATGCCTGGTGGCTGGTGCTGTCAGGAGTAAAGGCCCGCAGCACAGACGGATGTTCTGTGGCGGGTGCTCATGGGTGGAATATCAATAAATAGCTGCCGGACGGTTCGTTGTCCCTGGTTTAGTACGGTCGGTGCCTTTGCGGGTGCTGTCCTGGAACGGCGGGGCGGGGGTTGTTTGGTTTGGTGTTTGGCACACTGTTGGGTCCTGAGGCAACAGGGCCGGGAGGGGTTGTTCTTTCCCGGGTTGTTTGTTTCTGGTTTCCTGGCTGCACCGATCGCATGCACTGAAAGTGTGTGTGGGATGTGTGGTACGGGGTTGTTGTTTGAGAACTACATAGTGGACGCGAGCATCTTGTATAAGAAGCAATTTCCAAGATATTAGAACCTGGATCTGGCCGGATGCCCTTGTGGGTGTGTGGTTGGTTTCTGTGGTTCTCTCGAGAAAATGTTTTTGATCTTTGTGGTCAAGTTTTTAAGAGCACACGGTGGATGCCTTGGCATTAGGAGCCGAAGAAGGACGTAGGAATCTGCGATAAGCCTGGGGGAGTCGATAACCGGACTGTGATCCCAGGGTGTCCGAATGGGGAAACCCCGCCAGGCGCGTGAGTGACCTGGTGACCCGCATCTGAACACATAGGGTGCGTGGAGGGAACGCGGGGAAGTGAAACATCTCAGTACCCGCAGGAAGAGAAAACAACAGTGATTCCGTTAGTAGTGGCGAGCGAACGCGGATCAGGCTAAACCGTTTCCATGTGTGATAGCCGGCGGGCGTTGCATGGGCGGGGTTGTGGGACTTGTTGTCCTGGTTCTGCCGGACCGGGGAGGTGAGGGTGCTGGTATAGGTGAACGGTCTTGAAAGGCCGGCCGTAGAGGGTGTTAGCCCCGTAACCGTAATGCTGTGCACCGCCTTTGATGAGTATCCCAAGTAGCACGGGGCCCGAGAAATCCCGTGTGAATCTGTCAGGACCACCTGATAAGCCTAAATACTCCCTAATGACCGATAGCGGACCAGTACCGTGAGGGAAAGGTGAAAAGTACCCCGGGAGGGGAGTGAAACAGTACCTGAAACCGTGTGCTTACAATCCGTCGGAGCAGCCTTGTAGTTGTGACGGCGTGCCTTTTGAAGAATGAGCCTGCGAGTTAGTGTTACGTCGCGAGGTTAACCCGTGTGGGGAAGCCGTAGCGAAAGCGAGTCTGAACAGGGCGTTGCAGTGGCGTGATCTAGACCCGAAGCGAAGTGATCTACCCATGGCCAGGTTGAAGCGACGGTAAGACGTCGTGGAGGACCGAACCCACTTCAGTTGAAAATGGAGGGGATGAGCTGTGGGTAGGGGTGAAAGGCCAATCAAACTTCGTGATAGCTGGTTCTCCCCGAAATGCATTTAGGTGCAGCGTTGCGTGTTTCTTTCCGGAGGTAGAGCTACTGGATGGCTAATGGGCCCTACAAGGTTACTGACGTCAGCCAAACTCCGAATGCCGGTAAGTGAGAGCGCAGCAGTGAGACTGTGGGGGATAAGCTTCATAGTCGAGAGGGAAACAGCCCAGACCACCAACTAAGGCCCCTAAGCGTGTGCTAAGTGGGAAAGGATGTGGAGTTGCTCAGACAACCAGGAGGTTGGCTTAGAAGCAGCCATCCTTAAAAGAGTGCGTAATAGCTCACTGGTCAAGTGATTCCGCGCCGACAATGTAGCGGGGCTCAAGTACACCGCCGAAGTTGTGGCATTCACACATGTTCTAAGCCTTTGTGGTTCAGGAGTGTGGATGGGTAGGGGAGCGTCGTGTGGGCGGTGAAGTCGCGGTGTAAACCAGCGGTGGAGCCTACACGAGTGAGAATGCAGGCATGAGTAGCGAAAGACGGGTGAGAAACCCGTCCGCCGGATGATCAAGGGTTCCAGGGTCAAGCTAATCTGCCCTGGGTAAGTCGGGACCTAAGGCGAGGCCGACAGGCGTAGTCGATGGACAACGGGTTGATATTCCCGTACCGGCGAAAAACCGCCCATGTTGAACAGGGGATACTAACCGCCCGAGACCTGCCTGACCGTCCTTTGGACGGAAGGGTTTTGGTGGAGCGCGGGACCTGATCCTGGGAGGCAAGCGTATTAACAGGTGTGACGCAGGAAGGTAGCCGAGCCGGGCGATGGTTGTCCCGGTCCAAGGATGTAGGGCGAACGGTAGGCAAATCCGCTGTTCATGTGCCTGAGATCTGACGGGACTCCCGTAAAGGGGGGATTCGGTGATCCTATGCTGCCTAGAAAAGCATCGGCGCGAGGTTTTAGCCGCCCGTACCCCAAACCGACACAGGTGATCAGGTAGAGAATACTAAGGCGATCGAGAGAATTATGGTTAAGGAACTCGGCAAAATGCCCCCGTAACTTCGGGAGAAGGGGGGCCCCAACCTTGAACGGCACACGCTGCCGGGAGGGGATCGGGGCCGCAGAGACCAGGGGGAAGCGACTGTTTACTAAAAACACAGGTCCGTGCGAAGTCGCAAGACGATGTATACGGACTGACTCCTGCCCGGTGCTGGAAGGTTAAGAGGACCGGTTAGCCCTTCAGGGCGAAGCTGAGAATTTAAGCCCCAGTAAACGGCGGTGGTAACTATAACCATCCTAAGGTAGCGAAATTCCTTGTCGGGTAAGTTCCGACCTGCACGAATGGAGTAACGACTTCCCCGCTGTCTCAACCATAAACTCGGCGAAATTGCAGTACGAGTAAAGATGCTCGTTACGCGCAGCAGGACGGAAAGACCCCGAGACCTTTACTATAGTTTGGTATTGGTGTTCGGAGTGGCTTGTGTAGGATAGGTGGGAGACGTTGAAGCCCGGACGCCAGTTCGGGTGGAGTCATCGTTGAAATACCACTCTGGTCACTTTGGACATCTAACTTCGGCCCGTAATCCGGGTCAGGGACAGTGCCTGATGGGTAGTTTAACTGGGGCGGTTGCCTCCTAAAAAGTAACGGAGGCGCCCAAAGGTTCCCTCAGCCTGGTTGGCAATCAGGTGTCGAGTGTAAGTGCACAAGGGAGCTTGACTGTGAGAGAGACATCTCGAGCAGGGACGAAAGTCGGGACTAGTGATCCGGCGGTACATTGTGGAATGGCCGTCGCTCAACGGATAAAAGGTACCTCGGGGATAACAGGCTGATCTTGCCCAAGAGTCCATATCGACGGCATGGTTTGGCACCTCGATGTCGGCTCGTCGCATCCTGGGGCTGGAGTAGGTCCCAAGGGTTGGGCTGTTCGCCCATTAAAGCGGTACGCGAGCTGGGTTTAGAACGTCGTGAGACAGTTCGGTCCCTATCCGCTGCGCGCGCAGGAAATTTGAGAAGGGCTGTCCTTAGTACGAGAGGACCGGGACGGACGAACCTCTGGTGTGTCAGTTGTACTGCCAAGTGCACCGCTGATTAGCTACGTTCGGATGGGATAACCGCTGAAAGCATCTAAGCGGGAAGCTCGCTTCAAGATGAGATTTCCATACACTTTTTGTGTGAGAGGCCCCCAGCCAGACCACTGGGTTGATAGGCCGGATGTGGAAGCGAGGACTAACGACTCGTGAAGCTGACCGGTACTAATAGGCCAACAACTTGACCCCTCACAAGAAACACAACTGCTTGCGTCCACTATGTGGTTCCCAACCAACAAACCCCCGGCGGGTTTGCCTGGCAGGAACCAAAGATAACTGAATACAACACCACAAGTTGGTAACCACAGTCTTCCCACCCCCGCCGGCACACGCCAAAAAGGGGGTTCGGGTAACAGGGTTACGGCGGTCATAGCGTGGGGGAAACGCCCGGTCCCATTCCGAACCCGGAAGCTAAGACCCACAGCGCCGATGGTACTGCACCCGGGAGGGTGTGGGAGAGTAGGTCACCGCCGGACAACCATTAGGTCGAGAGCCCCAACCAAGCAATTGGTCGGGGCTCTCCCGCATTTAAAACACCACTCTCCCCGGCCCTCAGGCCCCGACATCTGCGTCGGGGCCTGAGCCGTTTAGGGCCGCCGCCCGTCGGCCTGAGTTGGCTCACGGGTCGTGGTTTCGCGGTCGCGCAACGCTCTGACCTGCGGTGATGTCGGCGGAATGGTGCTTTTTCACGCACTAAGGGGTTTTGTTTTAGTGTCACGGTGTGGCGTTCATCAGGAGGGTGCGGACGGCCTCGGGAGCGACGGCCGTGCAGATCGCCGAGTACGTCCGTGGCCGGCAGCGGATTGTGGAGCACGTCGGCTCGGCGCATACGGAGGCCGAACTCGGCATGCTGCTGCAGCGCGCCCGGGAACTGCTGGCCAACCCTGCCCAGGGCGTCCTCGATCTCGGTATCGAGCCAACGCCTCCGGTGAAAGGCCTCGTTACCCCGGTCGGCGATCCGGGTCTGTTCACCGTTCCTGACGCGGCGGTATCAGCCGATCGTGACGGTCCCGGACGTGTGGTCGGCACCGACTCCAGGATCCTGTCCGACGCGCTGGCCGGCGTGTTCACAGCGTTGGGGTTTGATGGGCTGGATGATGAGGTGTTCCGCGACCTGGTGATCGCCCGGGTCGTCGAACCGACATCGCTGCTGGACGCCGGCAGAGTTCTGCGGGACCTGGGCCAACCCGCGGCCAGCTACGCAACGATGAAGCGCACCCTCGGCCGCGCGGCTGCGGGCAAGTACCGGGACCGGATCGCGACCTGGTGCTTCCAGCACGCCAGCACCAGCGGCGACATCTCCCTGGTGCTCTACGACGTCACCACCCTCTACTTCGAGGCCGAAAAGGAAGACGAGCTGCGGAAGGTCGGGTACTCCAAGGAACGCTGCGTCGATCCCCAGATCGTCGTCGACCTGCTCGTGGACCGCGGCGGGTTCCCGCTGGAGATCGGCTGCTTCGAAGGCAACAAGGCCGAAACCTCGACCATGATCCCGATCATCAAGCAGTTCCAGGCCCGCCACCACCTGGCCGACATGGTCGTCGTGGCCGATGCCGGCATGCTCTCCGCGGGCAACCTGCGCGAACTCGACGAGGCGAACCTGCGGTTCATCGTCGGCTCCCGGATGACCAAGGCCCCCACCGACCTGGCCTCGCACTTCCGCTGGCACGGCGACGCGTTCACCGACGGGCAACTGATCGACACCATCACACCCAGAACCGGCCACACGAAGGAGAACAACCCCGACCTCCGTGCCGAACCCGTCTGGGACCCCGCCACGAATCCCGGCTCTTGGCGGGCGGTGTGGGCCTACTCCCGCAAGAGAGCGGTCCGCGACGCGACCACCCTCACGGCCCAGGAGAACCGGGCCCGCGAGGTCATCGAGGGACAGAAAGCGGCCCGGACCCCGCGCTTCGTCAAGACCGCCGGCGGCAAACGATGCCTCGACGAGGCATCACTGACACGAGCCCGGCAACTCGCCGGCCTGAAAGGCTACGTCACGAACATCCCCGCTAACGTCATGACGGCTACGGAAGTCATCGGTTCTTACCACGACCTCTGGCACGTCGAGCAGTCCTTCCGGATGAGCAAAACAGACCTCCGGGCCAGACCCATGTTCCACCGCACCCGCGACGCAATCGAGGCACACCTGACGATCGTGTTCACCGCGCTGGCCGTCTCCCGAACCATCCAGAACAGAACCGGACTGGCGGTTGCCAACGTCATTAAGCAACTCCGGCCGCTGCGCTCGGCGACCATCGCCATCAACGGCACCACTCAGAGGTTCGCCCCCGACATCAACACGGAACAGCAAGCCATCCTCGACGCGATCCAGGAGCCAAAATTTCACGCACTAAGGAAATGAGCCAAGTCAGGTCGGGGCCTGAGCCGTTTAGGGCCGCCGCCCGTCGGGATGTTCCGGCTCCCGGGAGGCAACTGCCAGCCGGTGCGTCAACTACTGACCGCGGTGCGAATGAGCGGTGGTGGCTCCACAACCGGCCGTGCCGGCAGCTCCGCCGGCACCGTTCTGCAGATCCTTCATCCCTATATCCCCCCGCCGTTATCCCCACCGCGCTCCAGGCCGGGTGGCGGTGGCCGTGGCTGTTCAGGCCGCTGACGCCGGCTGTTTGGTTCCCAGGTTTCAGTCCCGGATGTTTTGGTGAGGAACTTCATCCACAGCAGCTTCCGGACGTATCGGGACTGTGGTTTGTGGAGGCCGTGTTGTGGGCGGACATGCTGCGGGCTGTCGGCATCGGGCCAGCAGCCAGGACGTCCGGTTGGCCGGGAGGCCTCCGGGTGAACGGGGTCAACAGCCGCCGGCCCGGGCCAGCATGCCCTACTGTGACGCGGTCCATAAAACTGATTCGGGCCGTGATGACCCGGTTGACCGCCGTGGACGGCCCAAGAACCCCGGTAATTCAAGGGTTTTGCTGTGCGTCCTGCGCGTTTTTGGTTGGGTTGCGGTGGGGGTGGGGTGGGTGTATTGTTTTCTGAGTCGCCGCGAGGGAGACAGCGAAGAGCTGGTAACCGTGGGCGGCCAAATCCCCGAAATCAAGACCGGAATCCAGTGACTCTTTGGGTTGCTTGGGTGTGGTGGGGCTGGTTTTCCTGCTGATGAGAATCCTGAGACACGGATTTGCGTCGGGGAGTGAAACCGGGTAAGTTTGAAAAGTTGCTCCGGAGCGATCCTGAACGTTGGTTTGGGTGGTGCCGGGTGTGTCTGTTGTTTGAGAACTCAATAGTGTGCCAAGTTTATTGATACCGATTTTTTATTGATTGGTTGAATTGCCGGGCCGCCCACCCCCGTGGTGTGGTCTGGTGTTTTGGCTGGTTTCAAATTTTGTGCAGCCGGGTGTGGTGTTATTTCCATTGTGCCTGGTTGTGTCTGTTTTACTTCAACGGAGAGTTTGATCCTGGCTCAGGATGAACGCTGGCGGCGTGCTTAACACATGCAAGTCGAACGATGATCCGGTGCTTGCACCGGGGATTAGTGGCGAACGGGTGAGTAACACGTGAGTAACCTGCCCTTGACTCTGGGATAAGCCTGGGAAACTGGGTCTAATACCGGATATGACTCCTCATCGCATGGTGGGGGGTGGAAAGCTTTTGCGGTTTTGGATGGACTCGCGGCCTATCAGCTTGTTGGTGAGGTAATGGCTTACCAAGGCGACGACGGGTAGCCGGCCTGAGAGGGTGACCGGCCACACTGGGACTGAGACACGGCCCAGACTCCTACGGGAGGCAGCAGTGGGGAATATTGCACAATGGGCGCAAGCCTGATGCAGCGACGCCGCGTGAGGGATGACGGCCTTCGGGTTGTAAACCTCTTTCAGTAGGGAAGAAGCGAAAGTGACGGTACCTGCAGAAGAAGCGCCGGCTAACTACGTGCCAGCAGCCGCGGTAATACGTAGGGCGCAAGCGTTATCCGGAATTATTGGGCGTAAAGAGCTCGTAGGCGGTTTGTCGCGTCTGCCGTGAAAGTCCGGGGCTCAACTCCGGATCTGCGGTGGGTACGGGCAGACTAGAGTGATGTAGGGGAGACTGGAATTCCTGGTGTAGCGGTGAAATGCGCAGATATCAG is from Arthrobacter sp. QXT-31 and encodes:
- a CDS encoding YciI family protein; translation: MYVVSLTYKVAQEIVDQHLDAHVDWLKDAFDEGVFIAAGRKVPRTGGVLLSKADRNTLDESLAKDPFNVHGVADFDVMEFAANRTAPGFENLLD
- the rpmB gene encoding 50S ribosomal protein L28; amino-acid sequence: MAAHCQVTGAEPGFGHSISHSHRRNKRRFDPNIQKKRYWVPSLRRNVTLQVSAKGIKTIDVRGIDVVVADILARGVKL
- a CDS encoding IS1634 family transposase, whose protein sequence is MAFIRRVRTASGATAVQIAEYVRGRQRIVEHVGSAHTEAELGMLLQRARELLANPAQGVLDLGIEPTPPVKGLVTPVGDPGLFTVPDAAVSADRDGPGRVVGTDSRILSDALAGVFTALGFDGLDDEVFRDLVIARVVEPTSLLDAGRVLRDLGQPAASYATMKRTLGRAAAGKYRDRIATWCFQHASTSGDISLVLYDVTTLYFEAEKEDELRKVGYSKERCVDPQIVVDLLVDRGGFPLEIGCFEGNKAETSTMIPIIKQFQARHHLADMVVVADAGMLSAGNLRELDEANLRFIVGSRMTKAPTDLASHFRWHGDAFTDGQLIDTITPRTGHTKENNPDLRAEPVWDPATNPGSWRAVWAYSRKRAVRDATTLTAQENRAREVIEGQKAARTPRFVKTAGGKRCLDEASLTRARQLAGLKGYVTNIPANVMTATEVIGSYHDLWHVEQSFRMSKTDLRARPMFHRTRDAIEAHLTIVFTALAVSRTIQNRTGLAVANVIKQLRPLRSATIAINGTTQRFAPDINTEQQAILDAIQEPKFHALRK
- the rpsN gene encoding 30S ribosomal protein S14, producing the protein MAKKSKIARNEQRKVIVERYAAKRLELKKTLVDPNATDEAREAARLGLQKLPRNASPIRLRNRDIIDGRPRGTFQKFGISRVRFRDMAHKGELPGITKSSW
- a CDS encoding MarR family winged helix-turn-helix transcriptional regulator codes for the protein MTEPRWLNANERRAWLALLSINTMLPASLDTQLHAAGKVSLFDYNVLAMLSEAEGRFLPMSELAARTSASLSRLSHVVTKLQNRGWVERRPHPGDARVTTAHLTEQGMATIVELAPGHVESVRSLFLDALSERDVADLARIGEKIVARLDSNHWILRERQQ
- a CDS encoding SGNH/GDSL hydrolase family protein, producing the protein MDFTARYVALGDSFTEGVGDDDPTRPNGVRGWADRVAEQLAAADPGFGYANLAIRGRKLRQILAEQVDAAIALNPTLVSLYAGANDILRPKIDIDDLLVDYEKAVEKLTATGATVVLFTGFDARGSKVFGTMRGRTAIYNELVRGIAGDHGALLVDYWRFNEYYDWGMWARDRMHMSAAGHANMAKRVLTVLEHEHSIEVPPMTPVPELSKAEALRANARWVREFAGPWVVRRVTGKSSGDNLKPRYAQLTRL
- the rpmG gene encoding 50S ribosomal protein L33 — encoded protein: MAKDKDVRPIIKLKSTAGTGYTYVTRKNRRNDPDRLVLKKYDPKIRQHVEFREER